CCGGTCTGGTCTGGGCGCCATCGGGGCATCCAAAACCTTCCCCCTAGCGTCCTTTGAGTCCTGCGGCTGATGTCGTCCGTCGTCTAAGCTATGCGGGGCATCCAAATGATTCCCCCGAGTTGGGGAACGTGGGAACGTGGGGTCGGGGAAACGTCGAAGTCTGCCCCGAAGGTCCAACGCGGGGACTCTAAGTCGCGTGTTGGCCTTCGGCGGCGCGTATGTACGAGTTCGGTCAGCCTATGCTTTACTCAGAGATAATGGGACGTCATGGGGCCTGTTGTGTGGACCTAATGCAAAGACTCCGCAATGAAAGTGACGGATCGTACGAAGCTCTGGCTTGGAACCGTTGCGCGTATCCGAAGGATCCTATTTAGGAGCTGGACTTGCCGTTAGGGTCGGTTGGTCCCTGTCCCTTGATTCTGTCATCCTCGCTCATTTTGATTCAATCTGATTGCAGCAATGTCAAACGGAATCCTCAGAACGTCCGGCTCCAGCATTGTCGATGCTGAGGGCAAGCCTGTCCTTCTCCGCGGCGTAAGTGTCTACCACTTTATATCCAGAATGCAACTGTCCGAAGGCCCATTGCTGACTGCCTATCGCGATACAGACGGCCCTCGGTGGCTGGATGCTGATGGAGAACTTCATGAACGGCTTTCCCGGTCGTGAGCACCAGATTCGTGCAGCACTGCTGAAGGTGCTCGGCAAGGAGAAGTCCGATTTCTTCTTCGACAAGTTCCTCGAATACTTCTTCACCGAGAAAGACGCCGAATTCCTCGCCTCGATTGGCTTCAACTGCATCCGTCTGTCTTTCAACTACCACCACTTCGAAGATGACATGAACCCCTTTGTGATCAAAGAGGAAGGCTTCAAGCATCTTGATCGCGCAATTGAAATCGTAGGTTCCTCCAACGTTTCTCAGACTCTTCTTCCCGACTAATGTCTCTTCTTGTAGTGCGCCAAGTACAAGATCTACACAATTCTCGACCTCCACTCCGCTCCTGGTGGCCAGAACCAAGATTGGCACTCAGATAACCCGACCGGATACGCCGCGTTCTGGGACCACAAGCATTTCCAAGACAGAGTTATCAACCTTTGGCAGGTGATAGCGAAGCGATACAAGGGAAATCCGTGGATCGCAGGATACAACCCTCTCAACGAACCCGCCGACGTCGAGTGGACTCGCCTTCTCGCCTTCTACGATCGCATCGTCCCCGCCATTCGCGACATTGATCCCGAACACATTCTCTGGCTCGAGGGCAACACGTTTAGCATGGACTTTTCCGGCTTCGCAAAGGTGTTCGATAACTCTGTCTATGCGGTGCACGATTACTGTGGATTCGGCTTTCCCAACCGCATTGGTAGATACCAAGGTCTGGCAGATCAGGATGCCTATATCCGCCAGATGTACGACCGCAAGGTTGCTTTCATGAAAGAGCACAACGTGCCAATCTGGAATGGTATGAACACCTTTAGGTATGAATAGACAAATCGCTAACCGTCGAGGCGCAGGCGAATTCGGTCCAATTTACGAACGAAAGGAGTACAACCCAGACTTCGAAGAGCACAACGAGGAACGATACAAGATGCTCGACAAGCAAATGGCAATTTATACCGACGAGGGTATTGGTGAGACAACTTGCGACACGAGACCTTTGAACATTCGCTAACAGCTCCATCCGCAGCATGGAGTATCTGGGCCTACAAAGACGTAAACGTCATGGGCATGACCTACCTCTCCCCCGACTCCGCCTGGCTGAAGCTCCTCGGCCCCATGATCCGCAAGAAGCGCAACCTTGCCGTCGACAGCTGGGCCTACGACGACGCACACCTCCAGCCCAATCTCTTTGGCCCCCTACACAAGTGGTTCGAAGACAACGTTCCCGCACAATACAACAAGAAGTACCCGTGGCAGTGGCGCATGCACATGCACGTGTTCCGCGGCATCCGCGGCATCACCATGACGGAGTACATGATCCCCGAATGGGCCGATTACTTCAGGGACAAGACGTTTGAAGAGCTGGATGAGCTTGCTGCCAGCTGGAAGTACGAAAACTGCATTCAGCGAGAGAGGCTGAATGAGTTGTTGAGCCTCTATGCGCCGATGACGCCTGGGGACAAGAGGTTGGAGGGCAAGGTGATTCCCTCAGAGGTTGAGAAGGAACAAGGAAAGCCTAGAGAAACTGTATCTGGTGTTGGCGTATTTGAGCTGGCACCTGATGAAAAGAAGAAGCATCTTGCTCAGGCCAGTCTAACTCCAGTTGCTGTTGTTTCATAGCTTCGAAATTTTCATTAGCCTCGACATCATGATGAGGCTGACTGGGTTGCATACACTGGCGTTATTTGGGTTTCGTAGAATAATGACTACGGGTTCAACTCTTTTCGATTCACTTGCAATATGTACTACACCGATTTGAGTCAAGGAAGAATTGACCGTCATATTCTTCGCTATGCTTGGCATTGATAGGATTCTACAGCTTCTCAGGCGAGATCCTTGCTCTATGGGAATAGTCCTTATTTAAGGTAGTCCGCCATACGTCATCTGGGCTTTCCACAAACTTATGTTTCCTAAGCAGTCCCTCAGTCTATAGTCGCTGGATGAATCTGAACAAGCCACGAGCACTCGGCCCTCAGGCCGAACATCACGGACCGACCGGCAAGATCCCGGCGCCGCGCGGCACTAGGACAGCCGGGGAGTAGCGGGGAAGTTCCTCACGTAATGTCCCCTGGAGTAACTTGAAGCGTGGGCCTCAGCCAGTCAAATCCGCCAAAGAATTCCCCTTTTCTCCAGTGGATTTTCCAGTTCCATCTCCGCAAATCGCACAACTCACTCCCGTACCCTTGTGATCCCGATGCCGATGGGCGGCCGATCATGGATGACTCCGCGCCGTCTTCCTCCTTCTCTGCTGCCCATTACTTTCCGACACGACGCCGTGTATGGCAGGCATGCACCAACTGCCGGGCCCGCAAGACGCGATGCGACGCTGCCAAGCCAAAGTGCAGTCTCTGCGTGACGCAGAACGTGGAGTGCGTCTACCGCGACTCGAACCAGCCGCGCATCGAGCAGAATACCAGGATCTTGTTGGAGCGCATCCAGATGTTGGAAGATCGCTTGCTTTCTTCACCGGTATTTTCTGGACAACAGCAATCGCAGAGCCAGCAAGCTTCCCAACCGTCTTTAGATACGCCATCACCTCAAGCTACACGGCATGCTACAACTCCGCGATCGGCACACCATACACAGCCCGAGGCAGGTCCTGACTCAACGTCAACGAGGAACCAAACAGACGCGGTTCAGACAAGGAATGCTGATGCAGATGCTCAAATTCCAATCCCTTTATCCCATACAGCGAATGCGAACCATGTCTTTGAGTGGCCGATAGTAAAGCAGCTGCTATCAGAAACGGACTCGGCGTCACAACCGCCGCGGCCAGCTTTTCCGGGAGGGCTGCGCTCAGCGGAAGCAACTGACATCTTTTTCCGCAAAGATACAGGTACAGATTCTTCGATGTGCCCTCCAGAGTCTTGGAGATTATTCCAAGACCGGAGTCTGCCAGTATCCATCCATGCCGCTGATCGGTATCGGGAGGTGATCCATGAGTACTTTGCCGAAGTGAACATCTTCTTTCCTCTCCTCTCCCCGGAGGACATCATCAACACTTTAAATGAAGTAATAGCGTCTGAAAAGACTGCAAGTGTGGTCTCGCCCCTTACTGCGCCGGCCCGGTACTGTTTATTGCTGTTGGTCCTCTGCATGGGATCCTTCGTCTACACCGGGGACTATCGCATTTCATTGGATGAAAGAGCAGGCCGAGATGGAGGTCAACGCCAAAGACCCATAAGCTCGAGCATCATTGGAGACTTTCCGGACATCGATGAGCAGCTGTGGCGAAAAGCGCGACTTTTGCTGGGCTTCATTTCATCTGAAATCAGCCTTGAAGCAGCACAATGCACGATGTTGGCGAGGTCAGGCTCACGCTTGTATACTTAGCATTGTTCTACCTGAACTGACGGCTTGCAGCTTATATATGAATGCGAACGGAAGAGTAGCAGATTCTTTCCACTGGGCACATGCAACCGCCGTCAAGTGTGAAGCTCTCGCGAAAAGGTACTTATCTTGAGGACCTCACAAGTCCCGCCTGCAAGCAACTGGATTACTAAAACGGGAAACAGAGATGCCAGAGGCGCAGAAGGCAATGATGGATTCTCGGACGCCTTCCGTAGACTCTTTTGGGTCGCACTGATTTACGAAGGTGACTTTGTGTCCGAGATCTCAATCACATTACCCTCAGGTATAGCGAGATACGAAGAAGTCGTACCCTACCCGGCCCCCGAAACACCCAAGCAGCACAAAGAATTCACCATCAACCAGGCGACCCCGGAAGCCGAGGTGACGAGTCCGTCATCGACGTCTTTCTACAGGACCGAGGAACTTGTCGCCTTCCAAATCAGTACCAACGCGGCAATCAGGCGGTTTCTCAACCGGGTTAACAGCGTCGTCTTTGATAGCAAAGACCAGTTTCGCATGACGCGCACCAACTACGCCAACTGGCTACTGCGGATCACCGAGGATCTTTGGTCGTATCACGGTGCGCTTTACCGCAATCTCCCCGATTTCCTGCTCACGAGCCAGCCTAGAAGAACGCCTGGGCAACAGCCGGAAATTGCAACTTCTCCTATGACGCCCGGTATCATTCAAGTTGAAGAGTTGGGCAACAATCCGTGGAACGTGCTGAGGCTCAAGGGGCGGTACTATGCGGGGCAGTACATCATTCATCGCCCTTTCATCGAATACGTGATGTTGAACATGGCGCACTTCGAGACGCATCCGTGCCGGGAGGCGATATTGGAGCGGTGCCGAATGTGCCTTGAGGGTTGCAAGGGTTTCATCAATGTTTTCGACATTGATCCTGCCAACAGCATTACTGGCCTATTTGCTGCCGGAATGGTGTAAGTGCGAAGCCTTAGGCTACAGAGCACCACTACTGTAAAGGCTCGTTTCTGACATCTCCTTAGGACCTTCACCATGGTTACCATCCTCCGAGTGGCGACAATGTGCCCCGTCTTCAAAGAAATCCTGCCGGAAGATATCGAGGGTGCGATGTTTGTAGGAACGCGGAACTTGCGGCGATTCAGCATTAGCGTGAGGGAGTTTGAGTGGCACTTGAGCGTATTGGAAAGACTTGCGGCGTCTTGTAGGAATAGAATGAGTACTTAGGTAGCGGAAGACATATCGCTGCCGCATTTTGGAACGCTCGGAATTCAAAACGACATGCTCGGTGGATACTACTGTCAAGAAAAGTCTCACAA
The Colletotrichum lupini chromosome 6, complete sequence DNA segment above includes these coding regions:
- a CDS encoding murein transglycosylase — its product is MSNGILRTSGSSIVDAEGKPVLLRGTALGGWMLMENFMNGFPGREHQIRAALLKVLGKEKSDFFFDKFLEYFFTEKDAEFLASIGFNCIRLSFNYHHFEDDMNPFVIKEEGFKHLDRAIEICAKYKIYTILDLHSAPGGQNQDWHSDNPTGYAAFWDHKHFQDRVINLWQVIAKRYKGNPWIAGYNPLNEPADVEWTRLLAFYDRIVPAIRDIDPEHILWLEGNTFSMDFSGFAKVFDNSVYAVHDYCGFGFPNRIGRYQGLADQDAYIRQMYDRKVAFMKEHNVPIWNGEFGPIYERKEYNPDFEEHNEERYKMLDKQMAIYTDEGIAWSIWAYKDVNVMGMTYLSPDSAWLKLLGPMIRKKRNLAVDSWAYDDAHLQPNLFGPLHKWFEDNVPAQYNKKYPWQWRMHMHVFRGIRGITMTEYMIPEWADYFRDKTFEELDELAASWKYENCIQRERLNELLSLYAPMTPGDKRLEGKVIPSEVEKEQGKPRETVSGVGVFELAPDEKKKHLAQASLTPVAVNNDYGFNSFRFTCNMYYTDLRFYSFSGEILALWEYHEHSALRPNITDRPARSRRRAALGQPGSSGEVPHVMSPGWIFQFHLRKSHNSLPYPCDPDADGRPIMDDSAPSSSFSAAHYFPTRRRVWQACTNCRARKTRCDAAKPKCSLCVTQNVECVYRDSNQPRIEQNTRILLERIQMLEDRLLSSPVFSGQQQSQSQQASQPSLDTPSPQATRHATTPRSAHHTQPEAGPDSTSTRNQTDAVQTRNADADAQIPIPLSHTANANHVFEWPIVKQLLSETDSASQPPRPAFPGGLRSAEATDIFFRKDTGTDSSMCPPESWRLFQDRSLPVSIHAADRYREVIHEYFAEVNIFFPLLSPEDIINTLNEVIASEKTASVVSPLTAPARYCLLLLVLCMGSFVYTGDYRISLDERAGRDGGQRQRPISSSIIGDFPDIDEQLWRKARLLLGFISSEISLEAAQCTMLASLYMNANGRVADSFHWAHATAVNNWITKTGNRDARGAEGNDGFSDAFRRLFWVALIYEGDFVSEISITLPSGIARYEEVVPYPAPETPKQHKEFTINQATPEAEVTSPSSTSFYRTEELVAFQISTNAAIRRFLNRVNSVVFDSKDQFRMTRTNYANWLLRITEDLWSYHGALYRNLPDFLLTSQPRRTPGQQPEIATSPMTPGIIQVEELGNNPWNVLRLKGRYYAGQYIIHRPFIEYVMLNMAHFETHPCREAILERCRMCLEGCKGFINVFDIDPANSITGLFAAGMVTFTMVTILRVATMCPVFKEILPEDIEGAMFVGTRNLRRFSISVREFERMKRENSIEFFMGDCGGNYLNRSLLETSILSFYRCTVSLLKCRSDASDVNEDAIQTCDVASRSTNILRIQAVKNNDSLTILTYHTSHSRWFRIFLLKIPISFLIRPTPHNFTNLLFNHRFNFEAKQNSPSVHATPQKKGGGVAGQACTDGTFKGTCSADGRCGLEIPPNELSSQITTLLFQLHQRDKQIEQMNVFNATYTDSLSRTSEPVTVLVFNTESGCIVHYESYLVTVILRVHWQTLPVISCGSDFWAIDHGVENPWMFGTPPTTNTATTALLRNSMDSLSNQNNNNNIPLSPKESIDSHSAVMQPFIPGQCLFCPNLSADFPASVAHMQKSHGLFIPHQQNLLVDLETLFKYLHLVIFDYRECLHCGTKRTTVQAVQQHMVGKGHCRFDPANQDSEFADFYDFTFSETEGNEGGDYESDKDECDVQNEPASPSQPLQVDEDSLRLPSGKIISKRSSDQTGPSINHLRRRMRTPPSRLEYVQVESEEEESSEGPLHPGRTQALSKREKREKAVIAHQLANMRANDRSALMHLSASEQRSLLAVQYRNEEKVQKEERRRQGKIDRKGNKNLYAYWNTETPVYQIGSDLASILIVAGDGPWEPELMNSARGGLNDVDVGSEITLLNRDLRHATDWPIPGSPTKEGKRGILVHLASMQSTTLVVAIERVLWPSQPDWNGPTWNSGKKYGLAAIP